In Phenylobacterium zucineum HLK1, one DNA window encodes the following:
- a CDS encoding nitrate/nitrite transporter encodes MSARSFLKAGHPPTLFAAFLYFDLSFMVWVILGPLGVAIATDFGLTPAEKGLMVAVPVLAGAVLRLFAGVLVDHIGPKRTGLIGQLVVLAGLAAAWRLGIGGYPQVLALGCVLGVAGASFAVALPLASRWYPPEHQGLALGIAGAGNSGTALAALFAPALAQRFGWENVIGLATLPLAAAFVVYLVFARDAPDRPPPKRLSEYLSVLRTADAWWLMLLYGVTFGGFVGLSSSLTIYFNAEYGLPAVTAGFFTAACVFAGSFVRPVGGALADRFGGVRTLSVVYLLAALGLALASFQPPSVWMALAVILFAMAALGAGNGAVFQLAPQRFGKEIGVVTGLVGMTGGIGGFYLASSLGWAKQVTGSYQAGLLAFAALALVALACLTGVKARWRRTWAGEAAGAPLRL; translated from the coding sequence ATGTCTGCGCGCTCGTTCCTGAAGGCCGGCCACCCGCCGACCCTCTTCGCCGCCTTCCTCTATTTCGACCTGAGCTTCATGGTCTGGGTGATCCTGGGGCCGCTCGGCGTCGCCATCGCCACGGACTTCGGCCTGACGCCGGCCGAGAAGGGGCTGATGGTCGCCGTGCCGGTGCTGGCCGGCGCCGTGCTGCGCCTCTTCGCGGGCGTGCTTGTGGATCACATCGGTCCCAAGCGGACCGGCCTGATCGGCCAGCTCGTCGTGCTGGCGGGCCTCGCGGCCGCCTGGCGGCTGGGGATCGGCGGCTATCCCCAGGTCCTGGCCCTCGGCTGCGTGCTGGGCGTCGCGGGGGCGTCCTTCGCTGTCGCCCTGCCGCTCGCTTCGCGCTGGTACCCGCCCGAACACCAGGGCCTGGCCCTCGGTATCGCCGGCGCCGGCAATTCGGGGACGGCCCTCGCGGCCCTGTTCGCCCCAGCCCTGGCCCAGCGCTTCGGCTGGGAGAATGTGATCGGCCTGGCGACCCTGCCGCTCGCCGCAGCCTTCGTCGTCTATCTGGTCTTCGCCAGGGACGCGCCGGACCGGCCGCCGCCCAAGCGCCTCTCGGAATACCTCTCGGTGCTCCGCACGGCCGACGCCTGGTGGCTGATGCTGCTCTACGGCGTCACCTTCGGCGGGTTCGTGGGCCTGTCGTCCTCCCTGACCATCTACTTCAACGCCGAGTACGGCCTGCCGGCTGTGACCGCGGGCTTCTTCACCGCCGCCTGCGTGTTCGCCGGCTCGTTCGTTCGGCCGGTGGGCGGGGCGCTGGCCGACCGCTTCGGCGGGGTGCGCACGCTGAGCGTCGTCTACCTGCTGGCCGCGCTCGGCCTCGCGCTGGCCAGTTTCCAGCCGCCCAGCGTCTGGATGGCCCTGGCCGTGATCCTCTTCGCCATGGCGGCGCTCGGGGCCGGCAACGGGGCGGTCTTCCAGCTCGCGCCGCAGCGCTTCGGCAAGGAGATCGGCGTGGTCACCGGCCTCGTCGGCATGACCGGCGGGATCGGCGGCTTCTACCTGGCCTCCAGCCTCGGCTGGGCCAAGCAGGTCACCGGCAGCTACCAGGCGGGCCTGCTCGCCTTCGCCGCCCTCGCCCTCGTGGCCCTGGCCTGCCTCACCGGGGTCAAGGCCCGCTGGCGGCGCACCTGGGCCGGCGAGGCCGCCGGCGCGCCCCTCAGGCTCTAG
- a CDS encoding S9 family peptidase — protein MKSRALLAGAALALAFVSAAGAEVARREVGQIVYEGAPETPAALQAAIAPYYDARYAVFEDWLPDGSILIATRFGETNQIHRVKAPGAARTQLTFADEPINAAIVQPGTERFLYPRDVGGAEYYQAWLRDLSGNEVRLTAPDTRNQSFVFSKDGRLVAWSQVNRGDPNYDIMVADPANPAGRRLVHDGVGALAPQDVSADGRHLLVSRYNSAAHVELFVLDVETGKIAPVGPTGRKIAYAGGAFVDGGRSVIVLSDDGSEVTRPVVIDIATGKVRDLDSGAKWGAEEMDVSPDGRTIAYAVNEEGYSKVVLRDIASGRELPGPKLPLGVLTALKFSPDGSRLGLSLSTSTSSGDVWSYELAGGTLVRWTQSELGGLDPARLVEPELFRYPTFDKRSIPAFIYKPKAARRGEKLPVVIQIHGGPESQELPNFNPRRQSWVNELGAAVIIPNVRGSSGYGKTYLALDNAEKREDSVKDIGALLDWVAKQPDLDASRVAVVGQSYGGYMVLAVAGHYNDRIAGVIDLYGISDFITFLNNTEGYRRDLRRAEYGDERDPKMRAVFERIAPIKMSARMKKPMMVFQGANDPRVPRTESEQMVATLRAQGTEVWYVLAKDEGHGIQKKANQEAVRATEVLFLKKVLGIGE, from the coding sequence ATGAAGTCGCGTGCGTTGCTGGCCGGTGCGGCCCTGGCCCTGGCGTTCGTCTCGGCGGCCGGCGCGGAAGTCGCCCGGCGCGAGGTGGGCCAGATCGTCTACGAGGGCGCGCCCGAGACGCCCGCCGCGCTGCAGGCCGCCATCGCCCCCTACTACGACGCGCGCTACGCGGTGTTCGAGGACTGGCTGCCGGACGGCTCCATCCTGATCGCCACGCGGTTCGGCGAGACGAACCAGATCCACCGGGTGAAGGCTCCCGGCGCGGCCCGCACCCAGCTCACCTTCGCCGATGAGCCGATCAACGCGGCCATCGTGCAGCCCGGGACCGAACGCTTCCTCTACCCCCGCGACGTCGGCGGGGCCGAGTACTACCAGGCTTGGCTGCGCGACCTTTCGGGGAACGAGGTCCGGCTGACCGCGCCCGACACCCGCAACCAGAGCTTCGTCTTCTCCAAGGACGGCCGCCTCGTCGCCTGGAGCCAGGTGAACCGGGGCGATCCCAACTACGACATCATGGTCGCCGACCCGGCGAACCCGGCCGGCCGGCGGCTGGTGCACGACGGCGTCGGCGCCCTGGCTCCGCAGGACGTCTCGGCCGACGGCCGCCACCTGCTGGTCAGCCGCTACAACTCGGCGGCCCATGTGGAGCTGTTCGTGCTGGACGTTGAGACCGGCAAAATCGCGCCGGTGGGCCCGACCGGCCGGAAGATCGCCTACGCCGGCGGCGCCTTCGTGGACGGCGGCCGGTCGGTGATCGTGCTGTCCGACGACGGCTCGGAAGTGACCCGGCCGGTGGTCATCGACATCGCCACGGGCAAGGTCCGCGATCTCGATTCCGGCGCGAAGTGGGGCGCCGAGGAGATGGACGTCTCGCCCGACGGCCGCACCATCGCCTACGCCGTCAACGAGGAGGGCTATTCCAAGGTCGTGCTGCGCGACATCGCCAGCGGCCGGGAACTGCCCGGGCCGAAGCTGCCGCTCGGCGTGCTGACGGCGCTGAAGTTCTCCCCCGACGGGTCCAGGCTCGGGCTGTCGCTCTCCACCTCCACCAGCTCGGGAGACGTGTGGTCGTACGAGCTCGCGGGCGGAACGCTGGTGCGGTGGACGCAGAGCGAACTGGGCGGGCTCGATCCGGCCAGGCTCGTGGAGCCGGAGCTGTTCCGCTACCCGACCTTCGACAAGCGCTCGATCCCGGCGTTCATCTACAAGCCGAAGGCCGCGCGGCGGGGCGAGAAGCTGCCGGTGGTGATCCAGATCCACGGCGGGCCCGAAAGCCAGGAGCTGCCCAACTTCAACCCGCGCCGGCAGTCGTGGGTGAACGAGCTGGGCGCGGCCGTGATCATCCCGAACGTCCGCGGCTCGTCGGGCTACGGCAAGACGTACCTCGCCCTCGACAACGCCGAGAAGCGCGAGGACTCGGTCAAGGACATCGGCGCCCTGCTGGACTGGGTGGCCAAGCAGCCCGACCTCGACGCCAGCCGCGTGGCGGTGGTGGGCCAGTCGTACGGCGGCTACATGGTCCTGGCGGTGGCCGGCCACTACAACGACCGCATCGCAGGCGTCATCGACCTCTACGGCATCTCGGACTTCATCACCTTCCTGAACAACACCGAAGGCTACCGCCGCGACCTGCGCCGGGCTGAATACGGCGACGAGCGCGATCCCAAGATGCGGGCCGTGTTCGAACGCATCGCGCCGATCAAGATGAGCGCGAGGATGAAAAAGCCGATGATGGTCTTCCAGGGGGCCAACGACCCGCGCGTGCCGCGCACCGAGTCCGAGCAGATGGTCGCCACGCTGCGGGCCCAGGGCACCGAGGTCTGGTACGTCCTGGCCAAGGACGAAGGCCACGGCATCCAGAAGAAGGCCAACCAGGAAGCCGTCCGCGCAACCGAGGTGCTGTTCCTGAAGAAGGTGCTGGGGATCGGCGAGTAG
- a CDS encoding lysoplasmalogenase family protein: MHARDFLPRLVLAAAIAGGVGYIFTWDLELPKALHVAAKGSGVGLLALYAALLAKDADGIRIAAVMAFGALGDVLLDAVGLQVGAVAFLVGHVIAITLYAQNLRSPLSPARIAGAAAFVLLVCAAAYSLPADRAGAPAVALYTAGLAAMAAMAWMSRFPRTSTGVGALMFVASDLLIFGQLGPWDGAPGIGLGIWGLYFGGQLLICLGVTRTLAAAPRTFRPVTA, translated from the coding sequence ATGCACGCGCGCGACTTCCTGCCCAGGCTGGTCCTGGCCGCCGCCATCGCCGGCGGCGTCGGCTACATCTTCACCTGGGACCTCGAGCTGCCGAAGGCCCTGCATGTGGCCGCCAAGGGGTCGGGCGTCGGCCTGCTGGCGCTCTACGCGGCCCTGCTCGCCAAGGACGCCGACGGGATCCGCATCGCCGCGGTGATGGCCTTCGGCGCCCTGGGCGACGTGCTGCTGGACGCCGTGGGCCTGCAGGTCGGGGCGGTGGCCTTCCTGGTCGGGCACGTCATCGCCATAACCCTCTACGCCCAGAACCTGCGCAGCCCGCTGAGCCCGGCGCGGATCGCCGGCGCGGCCGCGTTCGTGCTGCTGGTCTGCGCCGCCGCCTACAGCCTGCCCGCCGACCGGGCCGGGGCGCCGGCGGTGGCGCTCTACACCGCCGGCCTCGCCGCCATGGCCGCCATGGCCTGGATGAGCCGCTTCCCGCGGACCTCCACGGGCGTGGGCGCCCTGATGTTCGTGGCCTCGGACCTGCTGATCTTCGGCCAGCTGGGGCCCTGGGACGGCGCGCCGGGGATCGGGCTCGGGATCTGGGGGCTCTACTTCGGCGGCCAGCTGCTGATCTGCCTGGGCGTGACCCGCACCCTGGCGGCGGCGCCGCGCACCTTCCGGCCCGTCACGGCCTAG
- a CDS encoding AraC family transcriptional regulator, protein MEELAELIARHAQPDGMVDMPVPGLALFHASGPTAAVPVLHKPAVCIIAQGAKVATVGEETFRYDATSHLVISVELPLTGQVTEASPERPYLCVRIDLEPVLLGELLLEPLPAAGAESGRGLHVSRTTPELAGAAARLVALLDAPQDAPALAPLIRREIHYRLLTGDQAGLVRQIGMPDSRIAHVNRAIAWIRANFDRPFSIEAVARAAGMSPSALHQHFKAITAMSPLQYQKQLRLQEARRLMIGEGRDAQHAAFEVGYESPSQFSREYARLFGAPPARDAARLRAAAPAFA, encoded by the coding sequence ATGGAAGAGCTCGCGGAACTGATCGCCCGGCACGCCCAGCCCGACGGGATGGTCGACATGCCCGTTCCTGGCCTGGCGCTGTTCCACGCCTCGGGCCCGACCGCGGCCGTGCCGGTGCTGCACAAGCCGGCCGTCTGCATCATCGCGCAAGGCGCCAAGGTGGCGACGGTGGGCGAGGAGACCTTCCGCTACGACGCCACGTCCCATCTGGTGATCTCGGTGGAGCTGCCCCTCACCGGCCAGGTCACCGAGGCCAGCCCCGAGCGGCCGTACCTATGCGTGCGGATCGACCTCGAGCCCGTCCTGCTGGGCGAGCTGCTGCTGGAGCCGCTGCCGGCGGCGGGGGCCGAAAGCGGCCGCGGCCTGCACGTCAGCCGCACCACGCCCGAGCTCGCCGGCGCCGCGGCCCGCCTCGTGGCCCTGCTGGACGCGCCGCAGGACGCCCCCGCGCTCGCCCCGCTGATCCGGCGCGAGATCCACTACCGCCTGCTCACCGGCGACCAGGCCGGCCTCGTGCGCCAGATCGGCATGCCCGACAGCCGGATCGCCCATGTGAACCGCGCCATCGCCTGGATCCGCGCCAACTTCGACCGGCCGTTCAGCATCGAGGCGGTGGCCCGGGCCGCCGGCATGAGCCCCTCGGCGCTGCACCAGCACTTCAAGGCGATCACCGCCATGAGCCCGCTGCAGTACCAGAAGCAGCTCCGGCTGCAGGAGGCCCGCCGCCTGATGATCGGCGAGGGACGCGACGCCCAGCACGCGGCCTTCGAGGTCGGCTACGAGAGCCCCTCGCAGTTCTCGCGCGAGTACGCCCGCCTGTTCGGAGCCCCGCCGGCCCGCGACGCGGCGCGGCTGCGGGCCGCGGCGCCGGCGTTCGCGTAA
- a CDS encoding CmpA/NrtA family ABC transporter substrate-binding protein: protein MRIRLGFVPLSDAAPLIAARACGFFAEEGLQVELSREASWATVRDKVAVGALDGAHMLAPMVLAAALGVGSEPAPLIVPLALARGGAAVAISSRIPAAGLARLVAQRREAGASPLTFAVVFPYSIHAYLLRAWLEQGGIDPDADVRLTVAPPPRMADLLAGGVIEGFCAGEPWAAAAVAAGAGQVAVRAGQLWPGAPDKVFAVTRAWAEADPPRLQAVLRALLRAAAWAEAPGNRAAVADLLARPEHLRLEPELIAAGLDHIVYGSGAPEPRDAAWLLGEMKRWGQIPASLDAAAAAAPIYRPDLHAAAAGALSA from the coding sequence ATGAGGATCCGACTGGGCTTCGTGCCGCTGAGCGACGCTGCGCCGCTCATCGCCGCCCGCGCCTGCGGCTTCTTCGCGGAGGAGGGGCTGCAGGTCGAGCTGAGCCGGGAAGCTTCCTGGGCCACGGTGCGCGACAAGGTGGCGGTGGGAGCGCTCGACGGCGCCCACATGCTGGCGCCCATGGTGCTGGCGGCGGCGCTGGGGGTCGGCAGCGAGCCCGCGCCGCTGATCGTCCCCCTCGCCCTGGCGCGGGGCGGCGCGGCGGTGGCGATCTCGTCCCGCATTCCGGCGGCCGGCCTGGCGCGGCTCGTCGCCCAGCGGCGGGAGGCGGGCGCCAGCCCGCTCACCTTCGCCGTGGTGTTCCCCTATTCGATCCATGCCTACCTGCTGCGGGCCTGGCTGGAGCAGGGGGGGATCGATCCCGATGCCGATGTCCGGCTCACCGTCGCGCCGCCGCCGCGCATGGCCGACTTGCTGGCGGGGGGCGTGATCGAGGGCTTCTGCGCGGGCGAGCCGTGGGCCGCCGCCGCCGTGGCGGCCGGCGCCGGCCAGGTCGCCGTGCGCGCCGGGCAGCTCTGGCCCGGCGCGCCCGACAAGGTGTTCGCCGTGACCCGGGCCTGGGCCGAGGCCGACCCGCCGCGCCTGCAGGCGGTGCTCCGGGCCCTGTTGCGCGCCGCCGCCTGGGCCGAAGCGCCGGGGAACCGCGCCGCCGTCGCCGACCTGCTGGCCCGGCCGGAGCATTTGCGCCTGGAGCCCGAGCTGATCGCCGCCGGCCTCGATCACATCGTCTACGGCTCGGGCGCGCCCGAGCCGCGGGACGCCGCCTGGCTGCTCGGCGAGATGAAGCGGTGGGGCCAGATTCCCGCCAGCCTGGACGCCGCGGCGGCCGCCGCCCCCATCTACCGCCCGGACCTCCACGCCGCGGCGGCCGGGGCGCTCAGCGCCTGA
- a CDS encoding ANTAR domain-containing response regulator, whose product MRVLLVDPDPARAALVTEGLAGIDPLEVRHAAAFDEAAAAAFAPDVVVVAADSPDRDTLESLREASRANPRPVVMFVDRSEPGLAEEAVRAGVAAYVVDGLAPGRVRGVLEVAMSRFALMNQLRQDLAKAKADLASRKTVERAKALLMKERGLEEEEAYRVLRKLSMDAGRPIAAVAADLLAFAGVLKGEGP is encoded by the coding sequence ATGCGCGTCCTGCTCGTCGACCCCGACCCGGCCCGGGCCGCCCTCGTGACGGAAGGCCTGGCGGGAATCGATCCGCTGGAGGTCCGGCACGCCGCCGCCTTCGACGAGGCCGCCGCCGCGGCCTTCGCACCCGACGTGGTGGTGGTGGCCGCGGACAGCCCCGACCGCGACACGCTGGAGAGCCTGCGCGAGGCGAGCCGCGCGAACCCGCGGCCGGTGGTGATGTTCGTGGACCGCTCCGAGCCGGGGCTGGCGGAGGAGGCCGTGCGGGCCGGCGTCGCCGCCTATGTGGTGGACGGCCTCGCGCCCGGCCGCGTGCGCGGGGTGCTGGAGGTGGCCATGAGCCGCTTCGCCCTCATGAACCAACTGCGCCAGGACCTGGCCAAGGCCAAGGCCGACCTCGCCTCCCGCAAGACGGTGGAGCGGGCCAAGGCGCTGCTGATGAAGGAGCGCGGGCTGGAGGAGGAAGAGGCGTACCGCGTTCTGCGCAAGCTCTCCATGGACGCGGGCCGGCCCATCGCCGCCGTGGCCGCCGACCTCCTGGCGTTCGCCGGCGTGCTGAAGGGAGAGGGGCCATGA